TTTATATTATATAAAAATTTTAAAAAAAGTCAAACATTGACAAAACTAAACTTTTGGGTATAATAAAATGTCTAAAGGGCGAATAGCTCAGGTGGTGAGAGCGTCTGCCTTACAAGCAGAAGGTCACCCGTTCAAATCGGGTTTCGCCCAGATCAAAGATGAGGATAGGGGATTTTTAAAATTTGAAAGAAAGGAGGTACGCTTATGACAATAAAACCACTCCATGATCATATCCTTGTGGAAAGGATTGAGGAAGAGGTTAAAAAGGGTGGCATAATAATCCCGGATACGGCTAAGGAAAAACCCCAACAGGGTCGGGTGATTGAGGTTGGTGATGGCCGTAAGGATGAAAAGGGTAATCGTATTCCGCTGGATGTGAAGAAGGGTGATATTATCCTCTTCGGGAAGTATGCGGGTTCAGAGGTTAAGATTGAAGATAAAGAATACCTAATAATTCGGGAAGATGATGTGTTAGGGATTATTATAAAATAAGAAAGGAGCGTGAAATATGGCAGGAAAAATCATTAAATTTGATGAAGAAGCAAGAAGGTCGATTTTAAGAGGTGTCCAGATATTAGCGAATGCAGTGAAAGTGACATTGGGTCCGAAAGGCCGCAATGTGATTCTGGAAAAGAAGTTTGGGGCACCTACGATTACCAAGGATGGTGTAACCGTGGCAAAGGAGATAGACCTTGAAGATAAATTTGAAAATGTTGGTGCCCAGATGGTGAAAGAAGTTGCCTCCAAGACTTCGGATGTGGCTGGCGATGGTACAACGACCGCTACGATTCTTGCGGAAATGATTTATCGGGAGGGATTGAAAACTGTCACTGCTGGCGCGAATGCGATGGAGGTGAAGAAAGGGATCGATAAAGCCGTGGAGACGGTGGTAGAAGCCTTAAAGAAACTTTCCACGCCGATTAAGGGGCGTACCGAGATATTCCAGGTGGCAACGATTTCGGCTAATAACGATGAAACGATAGGCAATAAGATTGCTGATGCCATGGAGAAGGTGGGCAAGGATGGTGTAATCACGGTCGAAGAGGCAAAAGGTTTGGAGACGACGGTTGATGTCGTCGAAGGTATGCAATTTGACCGAGGGTATTTATCTCCATATTTTATAACCAACCCCGAGCGTATGGAATGTGTTTTAGAAGATACATATATTCTTCTTTATGAAAAGAAAATAAGCGCGATGAAAGACCTTTTGCCCATTCTGGAAAAGGTGGCACAGAAAGGCAAACCCATCCTGATCATTGCTGAAGAGGTTGAGGGTGAAGCCCTGGCAACACTTGTCGTGAATAAGATTCGGGGAACCCTCCAGTGCTGCGCGGTTAAAGCTCCGGGTTATGGTGACCGGCGTAGGGCGATGCTCGAAGATATTGCAATCCTTACTGGTGGAAAACTGATTTCCGAGGATATCGGTATCAAACTGGAAAATGTCCAGATTTCGGATTTAGGACAGGCAAAGCGAGTGGTGGTGGATAAAGAAAATACTACCATTGTAGAAGGTGCGGGTAAAAAGTCGGAAATCCAGGCTCGTATCAACCAGATCAAAAATGAAATTCAGGAGACGAAGAGCGATTATGACCGTGAGAAACTTCAAGAGAGATTGGCAAAATTGTCCGGCGGCGTAGCAGTGTTGAATGTCGGTGCAGCAACCGAGGTGGAGATGAAGGAGAAGAAGGCACGGGTTGAGGATGCACTCCATGCGACAAGAGCTGCGGTTGAAGAAGGGATCGTTCCTGGAGGTGGGGTGGCCTACATTCGGTGCATTCCGGAACTGGAAAAACTCAAATTGCCTGGGGATCAGCAGATTGGTGTGGAGATTGTAAAGAGAGCCCTTGAAGAGCCGGCTCGACAATTAGCTGAAAATGCCGGTAAAGAGGGATCCGTGATTGTGGAACAGATAAAGAAAGAAAAGGGCAATATTGGCTACAATGTGCTCACGGAAAAATTTGAAGACATGGTAGAAGCGGGAATCATTGATCCGACCAAGGTTGTTCGCACTGCATTGCAGAACGCGGCAAGCATCGCTTCGCTCCTGGTTACTACCGAGGCGGTAGTGGTGGAAAAACCTGAGGAAGAAAAAACACCACCAGCACCGGGTGGATACGGCGAGTATTAATGAGGAATGGAGTGAGGTTGGGGTTGAGATGCAGGAAAATTTACCAAAAGTCCGGCATCTTAGCCCCAACCTTTTATGCTTTTAGAATTTAGAATACGTTATGCCTACCTACGAATACGAATGCAATAATTGTCGTTATCTGTTTGAAGTATTTCAAGGTATTAACGACCCGCAGATAGAGCAGTGTCCGAAATGTGGGGGAAGTGTGCGGAGATTGATATCGGGTGGTGCCGGATTGATATTTAAAGGAAGCGGTTTTTACATCACAGATTACAAAAAGAAAAGTTTGCCCAAAGAAGAAAAGAAACCTGAACTTAAAAAACCCGAGGAAAAATCGGCTCTAACCAAAAGCGAAGATTAGAAATTTTTCATGGCGGGTGTAGGCAGGCTGCTCATCATCTGGGGTTTAATTTTCATAGTGGCGGGGATTTTATTCTTACTATTTCCCCGCCTTCCGCTTTTTAAACTCCCCGGGGACATTTTAGTAAAAAAAGATAATTTTTTCTTCTACTTCCCGGTTGTCTCCAGCATTCTTCTTTCGGTCATTCTTTCAATCATTCTTAACTTGATTTTCCGTAAATAAAGCGCATTTTTCTCTTGACTTTTTGAGGAAAATAGATATAATATAGTTCTATGTTTATGATTTTAATTGATGGTAATTTTGCTAACTTAAGATTAGGAGGCAATGGTGGTGGATCCAATTGCTGATATGTTCACCATTATTAGGAATGGCTGTCGTGCCAATAAGAGTGAAGTGGTGGTGCCTTATTCTAAATTGCATGTGGAGATTTTGCGGATACTACTGGAAGAGGGCTTTATCAATAATTTTACAGTTGATTCGGAGAAAAAGCCGCGCAAGATTACGATAATGCTCAAATACTCTAAGGACGGCGAGTCGGTGATTCGGGATATTCAGCGGGTTTCACGTTGTTCACGCCGGGTGTATGTTTCCCGGAAGGAGATTCCTTCAATACTTAACGGTATCGGCGTGGCGATTTTGACGACTTCCAAAGGGGTTATGAGTGACCGAGAAGCGCGCCGCAAGAAAGTGGGTGGTGAAGTAATTGGTTATGTATATTAAAGGAGTGGCTTATGGCAAAATTGAGGACTAAACCTGTGTTGATCCCGGAAAAGGTAAATGTAGAAATCCAGGGACAGGAGATAAAGGTCCGAGGTCCCCTCGGAGAACTAAAGATGACGGTTTCCAGTCATGTGTGGTTAGAATTGAAGGATCGAACGGTCACCGTCCACACCGCTGATGATTCAAAATTAGCCCAAGGAATCCAGGGGACAACGCGCACCCTTATATTAAACATGATCAAAGGTGTTACTGAAGGATATTCTAAGACCCTCGTCATCCAGGGAACGGGTTACCGTGCTCAGCCAGTTAGTGGAGGGATCCAATTGTTTGTGGGTTTTACTAAACCCGTGACGGTTCAACTACCACCGGAGATTAAATATGAGATGCAGACCGTAAAGAGTGCGGATAAAGGTGATCTGACCCATATCACTTTGAAGAGTATTGATAAGCAGTTACTGGGTGATATTGCGGCGAAGATTCGTAAGATTCGTCCTCCTGACCCTTACAAGCACAAAGGAATTAGATACGCGGATGAGGTACTGCGCAAGAAAGTCGGCAAACGGGCAGTCGGTCAAACTGCTTAGAGGGAGTGCAATTTATGAGATTGACGGGTAGACTACGTAGGCACAAACGCATAAGAAAGAAGATAAAAGGGACACCTGAAAAACCCCGGCTTTGCGTATTCCGAAGCAACCGTCACATTTATGCCCAGCTTATTGATGATACAAAAGGCGTGGTGCTCTGTGGTGTTTCATCCACGGGATTGGAACTTGCAGACAAAAAGAAAACCGAAGTTGCTCTGGAAGTAGGCAAAAAGTTGGGAGAATTGGCGTTGAGCAAAGGGATCAAATATGTCTGTTTTGACCGTGCCGGGTATAAATACCACGGGCGGGTAAAGGCGCTGGCTGAAGGGGCACG
The nucleotide sequence above comes from candidate division WOR-3 bacterium. Encoded proteins:
- a CDS encoding co-chaperone GroES, with protein sequence MTIKPLHDHILVERIEEEVKKGGIIIPDTAKEKPQQGRVIEVGDGRKDEKGNRIPLDVKKGDIILFGKYAGSEVKIEDKEYLIIREDDVLGIIIK
- the groL gene encoding chaperonin GroEL (60 kDa chaperone family; promotes refolding of misfolded polypeptides especially under stressful conditions; forms two stacked rings of heptamers to form a barrel-shaped 14mer; ends can be capped by GroES; misfolded proteins enter the barrel where they are refolded when GroES binds); the encoded protein is MAGKIIKFDEEARRSILRGVQILANAVKVTLGPKGRNVILEKKFGAPTITKDGVTVAKEIDLEDKFENVGAQMVKEVASKTSDVAGDGTTTATILAEMIYREGLKTVTAGANAMEVKKGIDKAVETVVEALKKLSTPIKGRTEIFQVATISANNDETIGNKIADAMEKVGKDGVITVEEAKGLETTVDVVEGMQFDRGYLSPYFITNPERMECVLEDTYILLYEKKISAMKDLLPILEKVAQKGKPILIIAEEVEGEALATLVVNKIRGTLQCCAVKAPGYGDRRRAMLEDIAILTGGKLISEDIGIKLENVQISDLGQAKRVVVDKENTTIVEGAGKKSEIQARINQIKNEIQETKSDYDREKLQERLAKLSGGVAVLNVGAATEVEMKEKKARVEDALHATRAAVEEGIVPGGGVAYIRCIPELEKLKLPGDQQIGVEIVKRALEEPARQLAENAGKEGSVIVEQIKKEKGNIGYNVLTEKFEDMVEAGIIDPTKVVRTALQNAASIASLLVTTEAVVVEKPEEEKTPPAPGGYGEY
- a CDS encoding FmdB family zinc ribbon protein translates to MPTYEYECNNCRYLFEVFQGINDPQIEQCPKCGGSVRRLISGGAGLIFKGSGFYITDYKKKSLPKEEKKPELKKPEEKSALTKSED
- a CDS encoding DUF2905 domain-containing protein, translating into MAGVGRLLIIWGLIFIVAGILFLLFPRLPLFKLPGDILVKKDNFFFYFPVVSSILLSVILSIILNLIFRK
- the rpsH gene encoding 30S ribosomal protein S8; translation: MVVDPIADMFTIIRNGCRANKSEVVVPYSKLHVEILRILLEEGFINNFTVDSEKKPRKITIMLKYSKDGESVIRDIQRVSRCSRRVYVSRKEIPSILNGIGVAILTTSKGVMSDREARRKKVGGEVIGYVY
- the rplF gene encoding 50S ribosomal protein L6; the encoded protein is MAKLRTKPVLIPEKVNVEIQGQEIKVRGPLGELKMTVSSHVWLELKDRTVTVHTADDSKLAQGIQGTTRTLILNMIKGVTEGYSKTLVIQGTGYRAQPVSGGIQLFVGFTKPVTVQLPPEIKYEMQTVKSADKGDLTHITLKSIDKQLLGDIAAKIRKIRPPDPYKHKGIRYADEVLRKKVGKRAVGQTA
- the rplR gene encoding 50S ribosomal protein L18, which encodes MRLTGRLRRHKRIRKKIKGTPEKPRLCVFRSNRHIYAQLIDDTKGVVLCGVSSTGLELADKKKTEVALEVGKKLGELALSKGIKYVCFDRAGYKYHGRVKALAEGARQAGLKF